A stretch of Besnoitia besnoiti strain Bb-Ger1 chromosome V, whole genome shotgun sequence DNA encodes these proteins:
- a CDS encoding hypothetical protein (encoded by transcript BESB_060600), with amino-acid sequence MRGLSFLCAAATLAGCVPAVAERYSEPAAGAMAPVSVHPASVPAMAFLPAKGPPSGIILANGSGNIQSYQVPGVGMTLGAGKKIPFILINNVAASAAQEAGEIPTSEQTEMNRLCANTMGPGFVYSPGKFAPEPFNLFPT; translated from the exons ATGCGAGGCCTTTCATTCTTATGTGCAGCTGCAACTCTCGCAGGCTGCGTTCCCGCCGTCGCAGAACGGTATAGCGAACCTGCCGCCGGGGCGATGGCACCTGTCAGTGTCCATCCTGCCTCTGTGCCGGCCATGGCTTTCCTCCCGGCCAAGGGGCCGCCGTCCGGAATTATTCTCGCTAACGGCTCAGGCAACATTCAGTCTTATCAAGTTCCTGGCGTGGGCATGACCCTTGGTGCTGGCAAGAAG ATTCCCTTTATTCTGATAAACAATGTGGCGGCAAGTGCAGCACAGG aggcgggtGAGATTCCGACATCGGAACAAACGGAAA TGAACAGGCTTTGCGCGAACACCATGGGACCCGGGTTCGTTTATTCTCCTGG GAAATTCGCGCCGGAGCCTTTCAACCTCTTCCCGACTTAG